In Scleropages formosus chromosome 18, fSclFor1.1, whole genome shotgun sequence, one DNA window encodes the following:
- the LOC108923638 gene encoding chondroitin sulfate proteoglycan 5-like isoform X7, with product MEPRETRLLSGCFRLLMLLTAGMLLMYSAPLAAHGSVVRDNVTEVDRGLNSSSGLAGDGGQGHPVLNATRSVPLPRGSEELGSGMLGEGVDVSSSPGDRGVETSTAISQDSAEKDDLLEVTAANLPTLPPPRAGGGAQVLLDFRDDEEPQKPSRTHPPWRPTLPGLWEVVFDMDVEPPTPTPAQLPAEPDVVTVDFRRHDLKLTSLEPTANELQAANPTAWVVPDAYDYLTPFGGSVATETYTEEESSPAPTAEDQDVMRLTTTPPSRPFDPRTLGTTLLGGEDEDEEPPPAPGVVDASNGSDCRPGYVRHNTSCRSLCDFFPSYCFNGGQCYLVEGTGVFCRCSVQDYIWHKGSRCESVITEFQVMCIAVGAAALMVLLLFMVTVCFAKKLHLLKTENRKLRKRRTILTPRTSWRSP from the exons ATGGAGCCCAGGGAGACGCGCCTCCTGTCGGGATGCTTCCGACTGCTGATGCTGCTCACCGCCGGGATGCTGCTGATGTACAGCGCGCCCCTGGCTGCGCACG GAAGCGTCGTGCGGGACAACGTGACCGAAGTGGACCGTGGTCTGAACTCGTCCTCAGGCCTTGCTGGCGATGGGGGACAGGGTCACCCGGTGCTCAACGCCACACGCTCGGTCCCCCTGCCCCGGGGCAGCGAGGAGCTGGGCAGCGGCATGCTGGGAGAGGGCGTGGATGTGTCCTCGTCCCCCGGGGACCGCGGGGTGGAGACGAGCACAGCCATCAGCCAGGACTCGGCGGAGAAGGACGACCTGCTGGAGGTGACGGCGGCCAACCTGCCGACGCTTCCCCCGCCACGCGCCGGAGGCGGAGCCCAGGTCCTCCTGGACTTCAGAGATGACGAGGAGCCGCAGAAGCCGTCGCGAACGCACCCCCCGTGGCGCCCCACCCTGCCCGGCCTGTGGGAGGTCGTGTTCGACATGGACGTGGAGCCGCCCACCCCGACCCCCGCGCAGTTGCCCGCCGAGCCCGACGTCGTCACCGTGGACTTCCGGCGCCACGACCTGAAGCTGACCTCCCTGGAACCCACGGCCAACGAGCTGCAGGCCGCCAACCCCACGGCCTGGGTGGTGCCCGACGCGTACGACTACCTCACGCCTTTCGGGGGCAGCGTCGCCACGGAAACGtacacggaggaggagagcagcccGGCCCCCACCGCCGAGGACCAGGACGTCATGCGGCTGACCACGACCCCGCCCTCCCGGCCTTTTGACCCCCGCACCCTGGGCACCACCCTGCTGGGCGGGGAAGATGAAGACGAGGAGCCGCCCCCGGCCCCGGGAGTGGTGGACGCCTCCAACGGCTCGGACTGCCGCCCGGGATACGTGCGCCACAACACGAGCTGCAGGTCCCTCTGCGACTTCTTCCCCAGCTACTGCTTCAACGGGGGGCAGTGCTACCTGGTCGAGGGGACGGGGGTCTTCTGCAG GTGTagcgtacaggactacatctgGCACAAAGGTTCCCGGTGCGAGTCGGTCATCACCGAGTTCCAGGTCATGTGTATCGCGGTGGGCGCCGCCGCGCTcatggtgctgctgctcttcatggTCACCGTGTGTTTCGCCAAGAAGCTGCACCTGCTCAAGACGGAGAACCGCAAACTGCGCAAGCGCAG